In Aristaeella hokkaidonensis, the following are encoded in one genomic region:
- a CDS encoding Mbeg1-like protein, which yields MANMVDYLAWRGDVPFEISPWNEIDGLLVATISYLNFHGGRDPKGWTLEEMSRIDLIQEGNTSTFAGRKTVFQAMASGVRFRGCRLHHAIAMTDPEIGMQFSAMCLDLPDGSMCVAFRGTDNTVVGWREDFDMAYTTRVPAQEAAILYLRRAAALSKAPLRLVGHSKGGNLAVYAAAFASKRVQDRIESIISYDGPGMNRETSQSEGYLRIKDKIRSFIPQTSIIGLLMDFYEPYTVVRSTASGISQHDPMTWKIYGPQFETLSSVDQTAIVVRDTLHEWLQNSTPEQRADFVDALFGMVETTKVTRMSELTGEKLRTMMTMVGNRKEVDPETRRVFTRLMAQAVSLGFGNVIDWVRGRRENDIEGGWETMSAVKRREMLDAALNEPEPAEEAKEDQAREQKDP from the coding sequence ATGGCGAACATGGTGGACTATCTGGCCTGGCGGGGAGATGTTCCGTTTGAAATCTCGCCATGGAACGAGATAGACGGCCTGCTGGTCGCTACCATCAGTTATCTGAATTTCCACGGAGGACGGGATCCCAAGGGATGGACCCTGGAGGAGATGTCCCGGATTGACCTGATCCAGGAGGGAAACACTTCCACTTTTGCAGGACGTAAGACGGTCTTTCAGGCCATGGCTTCCGGCGTCCGCTTCCGCGGATGCCGGCTGCACCATGCCATTGCCATGACGGATCCGGAGATCGGGATGCAGTTTTCCGCCATGTGCCTGGATCTGCCGGACGGCAGCATGTGCGTGGCGTTCCGGGGAACAGACAACACCGTCGTGGGCTGGCGCGAAGACTTTGACATGGCCTACACCACCCGGGTGCCTGCCCAGGAGGCGGCAATCCTGTATCTTCGGCGGGCCGCGGCATTATCCAAAGCACCGCTGCGGCTGGTGGGGCACAGCAAGGGCGGCAACCTGGCGGTTTACGCCGCGGCCTTCGCCTCCAAACGGGTGCAGGACCGGATTGAGAGCATCATAAGCTATGACGGTCCCGGCATGAACCGGGAGACCTCCCAGTCGGAAGGATACCTGAGGATTAAGGACAAGATCCGTTCCTTTATTCCCCAGACCAGCATTATCGGCCTGCTGATGGATTTCTATGAGCCTTATACGGTAGTGCGTTCCACCGCCAGCGGCATCAGCCAGCACGATCCCATGACCTGGAAAATTTACGGTCCGCAGTTTGAAACCCTTTCCTCGGTGGACCAGACAGCGATTGTGGTACGGGATACCCTGCATGAGTGGCTGCAGAACAGTACCCCGGAACAGCGGGCGGATTTTGTGGACGCGCTGTTTGGCATGGTGGAAACCACCAAGGTGACCCGGATGAGCGAGCTGACCGGGGAAAAACTCCGGACGATGATGACCATGGTGGGCAACCGGAAGGAAGTGGATCCGGAAACCCGGCGCGTATTTACCCGGCTTATGGCCCAGGCGGTTTCGCTGGGCTTCGGCAATGTGATTGACTGGGTCCGCGGGCGGAGGGAGAACGACATCGAGGGCGGCTGGGAGACCATGTCAGCCGTGAAGCGCAGGGAAATGCTGGATGCCGCGCTGAACGAACCCGAGCCTGCGGAGGAAGCAAAAGAAGATCAAGCCCGGGAACAAAAAGACCCTTGA
- a CDS encoding FtsK/SpoIIIE family DNA translocase — translation MAQKGSGKRRQAPAYSADAMAIRYMAGLVLIALGVLIFMAVVMRLPGNIFEGLRIICFGLCGIMAYVLPVLPVWAGVLVIWSTQRRAPVRPWLFALLAFFGLCAFLMITGAMEHLRNTYGSSWGDVINGAYIESSKMVNPNGGGAVGTILAWPLWNYLGPVLGTMIIFVLTVFCVLLAVNLTPSRIRDLFTGQAGARRQQQKLERERMEQQQLAWQQQQALWQQQQQQILEQQYQMQQQQQMPMQPAQQAYMPGQEMQPPVQQKPVSGDGGVRDWQEQMAAGQAVSAATGHQSSIFGKKNQAKQASQEKSFASRIFGRNKKEEYDGLSDGSTLADAGTAARRPAGRPARRTATGAEIGEPQTHWRQDTAEIPLEIDNGRKRRPQPVQQTMADIPEEPAPVRPEPARGRQPVREQEPAVETPPVRDDSRYRRPAEPEQKKPEVQPARPAVPVVQQTIGEAAYQAPIKVPVKKKAEEEEEGIWMPTPYNYPPITDLARPQQGVEDTREEDITRSRKLEETLASFRVPARVVHVTHGPAISRFELELEAGTKVNKVSELEKDIAYGMSATSVRIEAPIPGKRLVGVEVPNRKVTTVTLREVMESEPMQNARSILTVALGKDIAGTPIVCDLAKMPHMLIAGQTGSGKSVCINAIINSLLYRASPDEVKLILVDPKVVELQCYNGIPHLLIPVVNDPRKAAAALAWAVAEMMERYDKFAEKKVRNLEGYNQLVEKTGEKPMARIVIIIDELADLMMVCKKDVEEYICRLTQLARAAGIHLIVATQRPSVDVITGLIKANIPSRIAFKTASSVDSRTILDRNGSEQLLGWGDMLYAPTGSFAPTRVQGCFLSDEEVNRIAKHVKEANPSTYDPDILEKLDEIANGGETGNADIIINSSDMSGGDGGLFEQAVEFAIQDGQISTSTLQRRLKIGYARAGRLTDEMEERGIVAAKDGSKPRKCLITREEWEEMKRTTEGMT, via the coding sequence ATGGCTCAGAAAGGGAGCGGAAAAAGAAGACAGGCCCCCGCGTATTCCGCGGACGCGATGGCCATCCGGTATATGGCCGGACTGGTTCTGATTGCGCTGGGCGTCCTGATCTTTATGGCGGTGGTCATGCGGCTGCCGGGAAATATCTTTGAGGGTCTGCGGATTATCTGCTTCGGCCTGTGCGGGATTATGGCCTATGTGCTGCCTGTACTGCCGGTGTGGGCCGGCGTACTGGTGATCTGGTCCACCCAGCGCCGCGCGCCTGTGCGGCCGTGGCTGTTTGCGCTGCTGGCCTTCTTTGGTTTGTGCGCTTTCCTGATGATTACCGGAGCCATGGAGCACCTGAGGAACACCTACGGCAGCAGCTGGGGCGACGTGATCAACGGTGCATATATAGAAAGCTCCAAAATGGTGAACCCGAACGGCGGCGGCGCCGTGGGAACCATCCTGGCCTGGCCGCTGTGGAATTATCTGGGACCTGTGCTGGGCACGATGATTATCTTTGTGCTGACCGTGTTCTGCGTCCTGCTGGCGGTGAACCTGACTCCTTCCCGGATCCGGGATCTCTTTACGGGCCAGGCCGGCGCCCGCAGACAGCAGCAGAAGCTGGAGCGGGAACGCATGGAACAGCAGCAGCTGGCATGGCAGCAGCAACAGGCCCTCTGGCAGCAGCAACAGCAGCAGATCCTGGAGCAGCAGTACCAGATGCAGCAGCAACAGCAGATGCCCATGCAGCCTGCGCAGCAGGCCTATATGCCGGGGCAGGAGATGCAGCCGCCTGTGCAGCAGAAGCCAGTATCCGGTGACGGGGGCGTTCGCGACTGGCAGGAGCAGATGGCCGCCGGTCAGGCGGTTTCCGCGGCAACCGGACACCAGAGCAGTATTTTCGGCAAAAAGAACCAGGCAAAACAGGCCTCCCAGGAGAAATCCTTTGCCAGCCGGATTTTCGGCCGGAATAAAAAGGAAGAGTATGACGGCCTGAGCGATGGATCCACCCTGGCCGATGCCGGAACGGCAGCCCGCAGGCCGGCAGGAAGACCTGCGCGACGGACGGCAACGGGAGCGGAGATCGGCGAGCCCCAGACCCACTGGCGGCAGGATACGGCGGAGATCCCGCTGGAGATCGACAACGGCCGCAAACGCCGGCCGCAGCCTGTACAGCAGACGATGGCGGACATTCCGGAGGAACCGGCGCCTGTCCGTCCGGAACCGGCCCGCGGAAGGCAGCCGGTCCGGGAGCAGGAGCCGGCAGTGGAAACCCCGCCTGTCCGGGACGACTCACGGTACCGCCGTCCCGCGGAACCGGAGCAGAAGAAGCCCGAAGTGCAGCCGGCCCGGCCGGCCGTGCCTGTGGTACAGCAAACCATCGGGGAAGCAGCCTATCAGGCTCCGATCAAGGTGCCTGTGAAAAAGAAGGCGGAGGAAGAGGAAGAAGGCATATGGATGCCGACGCCCTACAACTATCCGCCGATTACAGACCTGGCCAGGCCGCAGCAGGGGGTCGAGGATACCCGCGAAGAGGATATCACCCGTTCCCGCAAGCTGGAAGAAACCCTGGCAAGCTTCCGGGTACCGGCCCGGGTGGTGCACGTGACCCACGGCCCCGCCATTTCCCGTTTCGAGCTGGAACTGGAAGCGGGCACCAAGGTCAACAAGGTATCGGAACTGGAAAAGGATATTGCCTACGGTATGTCCGCCACCTCTGTGCGTATTGAGGCGCCGATTCCGGGCAAGCGCCTGGTCGGCGTGGAAGTGCCGAACCGTAAGGTAACCACCGTTACCCTGCGGGAAGTCATGGAGAGTGAGCCGATGCAGAACGCCCGGTCGATCCTGACTGTGGCGCTGGGCAAGGATATCGCCGGAACGCCCATTGTGTGCGACCTGGCGAAGATGCCGCATATGCTGATTGCCGGCCAGACCGGCAGCGGTAAATCCGTGTGTATCAACGCGATTATCAACAGCCTGCTGTACCGGGCCAGCCCTGACGAGGTGAAGCTGATCCTGGTCGACCCGAAGGTGGTTGAACTGCAGTGCTATAACGGGATTCCGCACCTGCTGATTCCTGTGGTGAACGATCCGCGCAAGGCGGCGGCCGCACTGGCCTGGGCCGTGGCGGAAATGATGGAACGGTACGACAAGTTCGCCGAAAAGAAGGTCCGGAACCTGGAAGGCTATAACCAGCTGGTGGAAAAGACGGGTGAAAAACCCATGGCCCGGATCGTCATCATCATTGATGAGCTGGCGGATCTGATGATGGTCTGCAAAAAGGACGTGGAAGAATATATCTGCCGCCTGACGCAGCTGGCGCGCGCAGCGGGCATTCACCTGATTGTCGCGACGCAGCGTCCCTCGGTGGACGTCATTACCGGCCTGATCAAGGCCAATATTCCGAGCCGTATCGCGTTCAAAACCGCGAGCTCCGTGGACAGCCGCACCATCCTGGACCGGAACGGTTCGGAACAGCTGCTGGGCTGGGGCGACATGCTGTACGCGCCCACCGGCTCCTTCGCGCCTACCCGTGTGCAGGGCTGCTTCCTGAGCGATGAGGAAGTGAACCGGATCGCGAAGCATGTGAAGGAAGCGAACCCCAGCACCTATGATCCGGATATCCTGGAGAAGCTGGATGAAATCGCCAACGGCGGAGAAACCGGAAACGCGGATATCATCATCAACAGTTCTGACATGAGCGGCGGAGACGGCGGCCTGTTCGAGCAGGCGGTGGAATTCGCCATCCAGGACGGCCAGATCTCCACCAGCACGCTGCAGCGCCGGCTGAAGATCGGCTATGCCCGGGCGGGCCGGCTGACGGATGAGATGGAGGAGCGGGGCATCGTGGCTGCCAAGGACGGGAGCAAGCCCCGCAAGTGCCTGATCACCCGGGAAGAATGGGAAGAAATGAAGAGAACAACGGAAGGAATGACGTAA
- the rbr gene encoding rubrerythrin, whose product MSNPYAGTQTEKNLEAAFAGESQARNKYTYFASVAKKEGYEQISALFLKTAENEKEHAKMWFKELKGIGSTTDNLAAAADGENYEWTDMYESFAKTAEEEGFPELAAKFRGVAAIEKHHEERYRALLKNIEMQQVFEKSEVKIWECRNCGHIVVGTKAPEVCPVCNHPQSYFEIAAENY is encoded by the coding sequence ATGTCCAATCCCTATGCCGGAACCCAGACCGAAAAGAACCTGGAAGCCGCTTTCGCAGGTGAATCCCAGGCCCGGAACAAGTACACCTATTTCGCTTCCGTCGCCAAAAAGGAAGGCTATGAGCAGATTTCCGCACTTTTCCTGAAGACAGCTGAGAACGAAAAAGAGCATGCCAAGATGTGGTTCAAGGAACTCAAGGGCATCGGCTCCACGACCGACAACCTGGCTGCCGCCGCTGATGGCGAAAACTACGAATGGACCGATATGTACGAGTCCTTCGCCAAGACCGCCGAAGAAGAAGGCTTCCCTGAACTGGCCGCCAAGTTCCGCGGTGTTGCCGCCATCGAAAAGCATCACGAGGAACGGTACCGCGCCCTGCTGAAGAACATTGAAATGCAGCAGGTCTTCGAAAAGAGCGAGGTCAAAATCTGGGAATGCCGCAACTGCGGCCACATCGTTGTGGGCACCAAGGCTCCCGAAGTCTGCCCCGTCTGCAATCATCCCCAGAGCTACTTCGAAATCGCTGCCGAAAACTATTGA